Proteins found in one Peromyscus leucopus breed LL Stock unplaced genomic scaffold, UCI_PerLeu_2.1 scaffold_1057, whole genome shotgun sequence genomic segment:
- the LOC114684808 gene encoding ret finger protein-like 4A, whose translation MAHFFKERSTCPFCQRYLERPMYLKCGYVCCLRCIDSLEKIPKTGGTLCPNCSVVSLKEDILPAFVLGRLTAKIKELEESQSCSKNEPQDEDISRSVYFGSKKQDRKECAERFQITTCVLGSSRFTAGRHYWEVVVGTSKEWDIGVCKESVDRQVPVALSDKQGFWTVGVREGNVYAASTEPLTELSVNPRLHRVGIFLDLQEKQVSFWDLSDGSHIFTFFEISESDAYRPLFIPANSCPDDQEETLTICPVTHPGIFGPPVNP comes from the exons ATGGCTCATTTCTTCAAAGAGAGGAGTACTTGTCCCTTCTGTCAACGTTATCTGGAAAGGCCGATGTACTTGAAATGCGGATACGTCTGCTGCCTCCGGTGCATTGACTCACTAGAGAAGATTCCCAAGACGGGGGGCACACTGTGCCCCAACTGCTCCGTTGTCTCTTTGAAGGAAGACATCCTACCTGCTTTCGTGCTGGGTCGCCTGACTGCCAAGATAAAAGAGCTAGAGGAATCTCAATCATGTTCTAAAAATGAACCCCAGGATGAAGATATTTCAAG GAGTGTCTACTTTGGATCTAAGAAGCAGGACCGGAAAGAATGTGCAGAGAGATTCCAGATCACCACCTGCGTCCTGGGCTCCTCACGGTTCACTGCCGGCCGCCATTACTGGGAGGTAGTGGTGGGAACCAGCAAAGAATGGGATATCGGCGTTTGCAAAGAGTCAGTTGATCGACAAGTTCCTGTTGCCCTGTCGGACAAACAGGGATTCTGGACTGTGGGGGTGAGAGAGGGAAACGTCTATGCCGCCAGCACTGAACCCTTGACTGAGCTCTCTGTGAACCCCCGGTTGCACAGAGTGGGGATTTTCCTTGACCTACAAGAAAAGCAAGTATCCTTTTGGGACCTTAGCGATGGTTCCCACATCTTTACATTCTTTGAAATTTCTGAATCGGATGCATATCGCCCACTCTTTATTCCAGCAAATTCGTGTCCAGATGATCAAGAAGAAACCCTCACTATCTGTCCTGTGACGCATCCAGGCATTTTTGGGCCTCCAGTTAACCCCTAA